A single window of Chloroflexota bacterium DNA harbors:
- the acsA gene encoding acetate--CoA ligase translates to MTTSSFPIISKPAIEDMETKPNLDYDKVRGNFDWQRMYDELDWQPGGGLNKAHEAIDRHANGRNRDKIAMIWEGKNGEKETYTFGQMKEQSNKFANVLKSLGIEKGDRVFIYMERLPELYFAFFGILKVGAIAGPLFSAFGPDPVKDRMLDSEAKVLVTQPDLRRKITPVIPELFELQHMLIVNKHNRDPQPLMSGDLSYEEEMSKATANFETVATSQYDYSIMHYTSGTTGKPKGAVHRHQAVVQQYATGKWALDLQEDDIYFCTADPGWVTGTSYGMLAPWTNGVTQLIYEGGFRASKWYQLIQDYNVTVFYTAPTAIRMLMKAGDDIPRRYDMSALRFMASVGEPLNPEAVVWGNEVFGMPFHDNWWQTETGAIMCANYACQDVVPGSMGRPIPGVELGIVDDEYNEVPVGQDGNLVVRPNWPSMFHGYWNNSEMYNSRFRKGWYITGDTARVDENGYYWFVGRADDVINTAGHLVGPFEVESALIEHPAVAEAGVIGKPDPIAMEVVKAFVSLKDGYEESADLRRDIMRFSRQKLAAAVAPRELDFVPTLPKTRSGKIMRRLLKARELGLPEGDTSTLEDD, encoded by the coding sequence ATGACTACCTCTTCATTTCCCATCATAAGCAAGCCTGCCATCGAGGACATGGAGACGAAGCCGAACCTCGACTACGACAAGGTTCGCGGCAACTTCGACTGGCAGCGGATGTACGACGAACTCGATTGGCAGCCCGGCGGCGGCTTGAACAAGGCGCACGAGGCTATCGACCGCCACGCCAACGGACGCAACCGCGACAAGATTGCCATGATATGGGAAGGCAAGAACGGCGAGAAGGAAACCTACACCTTCGGGCAGATGAAGGAGCAGTCCAACAAGTTCGCCAATGTGCTGAAGAGCCTTGGCATCGAAAAGGGCGACCGCGTGTTCATCTACATGGAACGGCTGCCTGAACTGTACTTCGCCTTCTTCGGAATCCTAAAGGTCGGCGCGATCGCGGGACCGCTCTTCTCGGCATTCGGGCCGGACCCGGTGAAGGATAGGATGCTGGACAGCGAGGCGAAGGTTCTCGTTACTCAGCCGGATCTGCGGCGCAAAATTACGCCCGTCATTCCCGAGCTGTTCGAGTTGCAGCACATGCTCATCGTCAACAAGCACAACCGCGACCCACAGCCGCTGATGTCCGGCGACCTGAGCTACGAAGAGGAAATGTCGAAGGCGACCGCGAACTTTGAGACCGTCGCCACAAGCCAGTACGACTACTCCATAATGCACTACACATCCGGCACGACCGGCAAGCCCAAGGGCGCCGTGCACCGGCATCAGGCGGTCGTGCAGCAGTACGCGACCGGCAAGTGGGCGCTCGACCTGCAGGAAGACGACATATACTTCTGCACGGCAGACCCGGGCTGGGTAACCGGCACATCCTATGGCATGCTCGCGCCGTGGACGAACGGCGTCACGCAGCTCATCTACGAAGGCGGATTCCGCGCGAGCAAGTGGTATCAGCTCATTCAAGACTACAATGTAACTGTGTTCTACACCGCGCCGACGGCGATTCGCATGCTGATGAAGGCGGGCGACGATATACCGCGCCGCTATGACATGTCTGCGCTGCGCTTTATGGCGAGCGTGGGCGAACCGCTCAACCCTGAGGCGGTCGTCTGGGGCAACGAAGTCTTTGGCATGCCGTTCCACGACAACTGGTGGCAGACCGAAACCGGCGCGATAATGTGCGCGAACTACGCCTGCCAAGATGTTGTGCCCGGCTCGATGGGCAGGCCCATTCCGGGCGTGGAGCTTGGCATCGTGGACGACGAATACAACGAAGTGCCGGTAGGACAGGACGGCAATCTGGTCGTGCGGCCGAATTGGCCATCGATGTTCCACGGCTACTGGAACAACAGCGAAATGTACAACTCGCGCTTCCGCAAGGGCTGGTACATCACCGGTGACACTGCGCGTGTGGACGAGAACGGCTACTACTGGTTCGTCGGACGCGCCGATGATGTCATCAACACGGCAGGTCATCTCGTCGGACCATTCGAGGTAGAGAGCGCGCTGATTGAGCATCCGGCGGTCGCGGAGGCTGGCGTAATCGGCAAGCCTGACCCCATAGCGATGGAAGTCGTGAAGGCGTTCGTCTCACTGAAGGACGGCTACGAAGAGTCCGCCGACCTGCGCCGCGATATAATGCGATTCAGCCGTCAGAAGCTAGCCGCCGCGGTCGCTCCGCGCGAGCTGGATTTTGTGCCCACTCTGCCCAAGACTCGCAGCGGCAAGATAATGCGGCGCCTGCTAAAGGCCCGCGAACTCGGCCTGCCCGAAGGCGACACCAGCACGCTTGAGGACGACTAG
- a CDS encoding Zn-ribbon domain-containing OB-fold protein, whose amino-acid sequence MAGQRPLPRFPEPDTEPFWEATKRHELIYQVCNSTGEVIFYPRKYSLHCDPDDITWRTSKGEGEVYTFSVVMQSRHPAFADLGPYAVAYVDLDEGFRIMTNIVGVDNPVEDIHCGMRVKLVWQDQGEGEVSLPMFEPA is encoded by the coding sequence ATGGCAGGACAGAGACCACTACCCAGATTTCCGGAGCCGGATACCGAACCCTTCTGGGAGGCAACAAAGCGCCACGAACTCATCTATCAAGTCTGCAACAGCACCGGCGAAGTCATATTCTACCCGCGCAAATACTCCCTTCACTGCGACCCGGACGACATCACTTGGCGCACATCAAAGGGCGAAGGCGAAGTCTATACCTTCAGCGTGGTGATGCAGAGCCGCCATCCCGCGTTCGCAGACTTGGGCCCCTACGCGGTAGCCTATGTCGATCTCGACGAAGGCTTTCGCATTATGACGAACATCGTAGGCGTGGACAATCCGGTGGAAGACATCCACTGCGGCATGCGCGTCAAACTTGTCTGGCAAGACCAAGGCGAAGGCGAAGTTTCACTGCCGATGTTCGAGCCTGCGTAG
- a CDS encoding metallophosphoesterase family protein, with protein sequence MRIGLLTDTHLPNMIRDLDELGPEPTEFFSSVDLILHGGDLIYTRVLDWCEQFAPVLCATGNNDPYDDSRSKEVQTLEVEGWRIGMVHELGEHRPMENLRAKFPTPMDIMIGGHTHQETLYEREGVVIMNTGSLTFPRHKELRLGGVGLLELTPGSLRAEVIPLGETTGRPNPCEALSLQIRRDG encoded by the coding sequence ATGAGAATCGGGCTCCTAACGGACACACACCTGCCGAATATGATACGCGACCTAGACGAGCTGGGCCCCGAACCGACCGAGTTCTTCAGCTCGGTTGACCTGATACTGCACGGCGGCGACTTGATATACACGCGTGTGCTGGACTGGTGCGAACAGTTCGCACCTGTGCTGTGCGCTACCGGTAACAACGACCCTTATGACGACAGTCGTTCAAAAGAAGTGCAGACGCTAGAAGTGGAGGGCTGGCGCATTGGCATGGTGCATGAATTGGGAGAGCATCGCCCGATGGAGAATCTGCGCGCGAAGTTTCCCACGCCAATGGACATAATGATAGGCGGGCATACGCATCAGGAAACGCTGTACGAACGCGAGGGCGTGGTGATTATGAACACCGGCAGCCTCACATTCCCGCGCCATAAAGAATTGCGGCTAGGCGGCGTTGGTTTGCTCGAACTCACACCCGGCAGCCTGCGCGCCGAAGTCATACCGCTAGGCGAAACGACCGGCCGCCCCAATCCCTGCGAAGCGCTTTCTTTACAAATCAGGCGAGACGGCTGA
- a CDS encoding thiolase domain-containing protein (Catalyzes the synthesis of acetoacetyl coenzyme A from two molecules of acetyl coenzyme A. It can also act as a thiolase, catalyzing the reverse reaction and generating two-carbon units from the four-carbon product of fatty acid oxidation), which produces MPQRREAAIVGIHEYPLRVVGPGTSALQIKAVSAIKALEDAGLSANDIDAVYDTGSHQGIGGLGISEYLGLKPRVIDNTAVGGTSYEFHANHAAKMIAASKCEVALLTYGSTAHSDRRNIGTAGGTSVGPATPAGNMEDSWGQTLIANYGMVKNRHKFQYGTTDEQFAEISIVTRKHAMRNPEAVKAMTDLEFVGVNEITVQDVLDSRVIAHPLHLLECCMISDGGGAVIIASPEVAANCRKKPAWIIGTGEATKYRENGGDITVSAGAQSGPIAFADAGVTPGEIDVLMAYDSFSITVMCMIEDLGFCKKGEGGDYLSQRHLGFDDPRKPAMNTDGGGLSSNHPGERGIFLLFEAARQLRGESTSQVPDAKLAVAVGNGGSLGSRHATGVTILAAD; this is translated from the coding sequence ATGCCTCAGCGCAGAGAAGCCGCGATAGTCGGCATCCATGAGTACCCGCTAAGGGTGGTGGGGCCCGGCACCAGCGCACTGCAAATCAAGGCGGTATCGGCAATCAAGGCACTCGAAGACGCCGGGCTGTCCGCCAATGACATCGACGCGGTATATGACACCGGCTCGCACCAGGGCATCGGCGGTCTCGGCATCTCCGAGTACCTAGGACTAAAGCCAAGGGTCATCGACAACACGGCAGTCGGCGGTACATCATACGAGTTCCACGCCAACCACGCCGCCAAGATGATCGCAGCCAGCAAATGCGAAGTCGCCCTGCTCACTTATGGCTCGACGGCGCACTCGGACAGACGCAACATCGGCACCGCAGGCGGCACAAGCGTTGGACCGGCGACTCCCGCAGGCAATATGGAAGATTCCTGGGGACAGACTCTCATCGCCAACTATGGCATGGTCAAGAACCGCCACAAGTTCCAGTACGGCACGACTGACGAGCAGTTCGCCGAAATCTCGATCGTAACGCGAAAGCACGCGATGCGCAATCCCGAAGCGGTCAAGGCGATGACCGACCTCGAGTTCGTGGGCGTGAACGAGATTACCGTCCAAGATGTGTTGGACTCGCGCGTTATAGCGCATCCCCTCCATCTGCTCGAATGCTGCATGATTTCGGACGGCGGCGGCGCGGTCATCATCGCATCCCCGGAGGTCGCCGCGAACTGCCGAAAAAAGCCCGCGTGGATTATCGGCACGGGCGAGGCGACCAAGTATCGTGAGAACGGCGGCGACATCACCGTCAGCGCAGGCGCGCAGTCCGGTCCCATCGCCTTCGCGGACGCCGGCGTTACGCCGGGCGAGATCGATGTGCTGATGGCATACGACTCATTCAGCATCACGGTGATGTGCATGATCGAAGACTTGGGCTTCTGCAAAAAAGGCGAAGGCGGAGACTACCTGAGCCAGCGGCATCTCGGCTTCGACGACCCGCGCAAGCCCGCCATGAATACGGACGGCGGCGGCTTGTCATCGAACCATCCCGGCGAGCGAGGCATATTCCTGCTATTCGAGGCGGCGCGGCAGTTGCGCGGCGAATCAACTTCGCAAGTGCCGGACGCCAAACTCGCGGTCGCGGTTGGCAACGGCGGCTCCCTTGGCTCTCGCCACGCGACAGGCGTTACGATACTCGCTGCCGACTAG
- a CDS encoding aminopeptidase P family protein: MADTKQTLSNRLSSLHRLMAEAQIDAYLVTSSDAHLNEYVPAYTRRRTAITGFRGSAGDALICPDKSHLFVDSRYHIQADDEVDHDNFRVHKLGLAKEKTLRQWLTELEKESGSIRVGFDPFVVSMQEIKVYKSALKSPDSALVPVNVNLVDAVWDEQPQPPANAIYQLPDEVTGRSVAEKLADIRKEMDAAGATLLVLTKLDEIAWVTNLRGGDIEYNPVFEGYLVIDPENATCFTRVSPPGEVTEALTSLIDFQPYDAYSEVIERYGAEASGMVWLDPSGTTMGTLLMLHEDQELLEMPNPTVALKAAKNEAEITAARNSHRHAAAAKIRSFKRLHDSINAGETVSEADYCQILYDEYSSEEGFSDLSFTTIAGAGANGAIVHYADASPDVPIRDDELFLVDSGVQLMGGTTDDTRTVVVGEPSARQKEVYTLVLRGHIKLAMQKFPEGTGGVALDALARTFLWNAGLDFGHGTGHGVGAFLNVHEGPQRISPRGADEPFKAGMIVSNEPGYYEAGWGGIRLENLYVVLPDEELPEHPDGRKWLRMDSLTLIPFEKKLINWDQLSREERQWLDEYHQQVWDTIAPMLEGEDREWLQEACQNP, from the coding sequence ATGGCAGACACCAAGCAAACACTGTCCAATCGGCTTAGCAGCCTCCACCGCCTGATGGCAGAGGCACAGATAGACGCTTATCTCGTAACCTCGTCCGACGCCCACCTCAACGAATATGTGCCTGCATACACGCGCCGCCGGACGGCAATCACCGGCTTTCGGGGATCCGCCGGCGACGCCCTGATATGCCCGGACAAGAGCCATCTGTTCGTAGATTCCCGCTACCACATTCAGGCGGACGACGAGGTTGACCACGACAATTTCCGAGTCCACAAGCTCGGGCTTGCCAAGGAAAAGACCCTTCGCCAGTGGTTGACCGAGTTGGAAAAGGAATCGGGAAGCATTCGCGTGGGATTCGACCCATTCGTAGTCTCGATGCAGGAAATCAAAGTGTACAAGTCCGCCCTGAAATCCCCGGATAGCGCACTGGTGCCGGTCAACGTCAACCTTGTGGACGCCGTTTGGGACGAGCAGCCGCAACCGCCTGCCAATGCCATCTATCAGCTGCCGGACGAGGTTACCGGTCGCAGCGTCGCCGAGAAGCTTGCCGACATCCGCAAAGAGATGGATGCTGCGGGCGCAACACTACTGGTACTGACCAAGTTGGACGAGATTGCATGGGTAACTAACCTGCGGGGCGGCGATATTGAATACAATCCTGTGTTCGAGGGCTATCTGGTGATTGACCCTGAGAATGCCACCTGCTTCACCCGAGTCTCTCCCCCCGGCGAGGTAACGGAAGCCCTGACCTCGCTAATCGACTTTCAGCCCTATGATGCCTACTCCGAAGTGATCGAGCGTTACGGCGCCGAAGCCTCGGGCATGGTCTGGCTGGACCCCAGCGGGACAACCATGGGCACCCTGTTGATGCTCCACGAAGATCAAGAGCTACTGGAAATGCCCAATCCAACCGTGGCGTTAAAGGCAGCCAAAAACGAAGCGGAAATTACCGCTGCCCGAAACTCCCACCGGCACGCCGCCGCCGCCAAAATCCGCAGCTTCAAACGCCTACATGACTCAATCAATGCGGGCGAGACTGTCAGCGAAGCGGATTACTGCCAGATATTGTACGACGAGTACTCCAGCGAGGAAGGATTCAGCGACCTCAGCTTCACCACCATCGCCGGTGCCGGCGCCAACGGGGCGATCGTCCACTACGCCGACGCCAGCCCCGACGTTCCCATCCGCGACGATGAACTGTTCCTTGTTGACTCCGGCGTGCAACTCATGGGCGGCACTACGGACGATACCCGCACGGTGGTCGTTGGGGAACCCTCGGCACGCCAGAAGGAAGTTTACACCCTGGTCCTGCGGGGCCACATCAAACTCGCAATGCAGAAATTCCCCGAAGGAACCGGAGGGGTTGCCCTCGACGCCCTGGCGCGTACTTTCCTGTGGAACGCTGGGCTAGACTTCGGGCACGGCACAGGACACGGCGTCGGCGCATTCCTAAACGTCCACGAAGGCCCACAGCGAATCTCTCCCCGTGGCGCAGACGAGCCATTCAAGGCCGGTATGATTGTCTCCAACGAACCCGGCTATTATGAGGCAGGATGGGGCGGCATTCGTCTGGAAAACCTGTACGTTGTCCTCCCGGACGAGGAGCTTCCAGAGCATCCCGATGGAAGGAAGTGGCTGCGGATGGATTCGCTGACATTGATTCCATTCGAGAAGAAGCTCATTAACTGGGATCAACTTTCCCGCGAGGAACGCCAGTGGCTGGATGAATATCACCAACAGGTATGGGACACCATCGCACCCATGCTGGAGGGCGAGGACCGGGAGTGGCTGCAAGAGGCTTGCCAGAATCCCTAG
- a CDS encoding thiol peroxidase — translation MEERTRVFAAGENQLTLLGPEITVGQTAPNFTVSGGGLRQLTLDDYAGKVKIIASVPSLDTGVCSDETKQFSDFAKSMSDDIVVLTISMDLPFAQARWCGANEVDNVETASDFKSREFGDSYGVHVKENGLLARAVFVLDKNNVVRHVEYVPQIAQLPDFDAALAAANAAAA, via the coding sequence ATGGAAGAGCGAACCAGAGTATTCGCGGCGGGCGAGAATCAGCTCACGCTGCTGGGACCAGAGATTACCGTTGGGCAGACCGCGCCGAACTTCACGGTGTCGGGCGGCGGCTTGCGGCAGCTGACACTGGACGATTACGCAGGCAAGGTGAAGATTATCGCCTCCGTGCCGTCGTTGGATACCGGCGTATGCAGCGACGAGACCAAGCAGTTCAGCGATTTCGCCAAGTCAATGTCCGATGATATCGTGGTGCTGACTATCAGTATGGACCTGCCCTTCGCGCAGGCTCGCTGGTGCGGCGCGAACGAGGTGGACAACGTGGAAACCGCGTCCGACTTCAAGTCGCGCGAGTTCGGCGATAGCTACGGCGTCCATGTGAAGGAAAACGGCCTGCTCGCCCGCGCGGTCTTCGTGCTGGACAAGAACAACGTGGTTCGCCATGTGGAATACGTGCCACAGATAGCGCAACTGCCAGACTTTGACGCTGCTCTTGCCGCAGCCAACGCAGCGGCCGCATAA
- a CDS encoding ribonuclease activity regulator RraA: MPHISDETLEILRAIPTQTLIDAQWVKGWPMSYISGALPLQQGQHMAGRAVTLRFVPHRPDLAADKPKGADSAEYVAIEMCGPGEVLVIDAMGWKYSSVGGDIKFLRMKQLGAGGLVTDGGVRDSVALKEYGFPVYSASLTAKQGPAEFWPWQVNDAVQCGGVLVRPGDAIVGDDDGVVVVPQSIVDEVIQIAHEREEVEEVVKAQLEIEQCSPGKYYPFNDATWQLFEEKTGKKPG, from the coding sequence ATGCCACACATTTCCGATGAAACGCTAGAGATCCTACGCGCCATCCCTACTCAGACGCTTATCGACGCGCAGTGGGTCAAGGGCTGGCCTATGAGTTACATATCAGGCGCGTTGCCACTTCAGCAAGGGCAGCATATGGCTGGCAGGGCGGTTACGCTGCGGTTTGTGCCTCATCGGCCCGACCTGGCGGCGGACAAGCCGAAAGGCGCAGACTCCGCCGAGTATGTCGCCATCGAGATGTGCGGTCCGGGCGAGGTGCTGGTGATCGACGCGATGGGCTGGAAGTATAGCTCGGTCGGCGGCGACATCAAGTTCCTGCGAATGAAGCAGCTCGGCGCGGGCGGGCTGGTTACCGATGGCGGCGTGCGCGACAGCGTGGCGCTGAAGGAATACGGCTTCCCCGTGTATTCGGCGAGCCTCACCGCCAAGCAGGGACCGGCAGAGTTCTGGCCATGGCAGGTAAACGACGCAGTCCAATGCGGCGGCGTTCTAGTACGCCCGGGCGACGCGATTGTGGGCGACGATGACGGCGTTGTGGTCGTACCGCAGAGCATCGTCGATGAGGTGATTCAGATAGCACACGAACGCGAGGAAGTCGAAGAGGTCGTGAAAGCGCAGTTGGAAATCGAGCAGTGCTCGCCAGGGAAGTACTATCCGTTCAATGATGCGACATGGCAGCTGTTCGAGGAGAAGACTGGCAAGAAGCCGGGCTAG
- a CDS encoding S8 family serine peptidase: protein MHKYLRGQVKQLTALSLIVAAVGLLWLALSAGGDAPTAHAQTGDTPTPVPTTEQHGNSNAEDLAAALASEKKAQQYPNMDSNLNRIVEQVETGQFTAQAAAASAPFHQEQSVAVTLYITEGYADAIAAWLKDNGADPRNGGVDYIEAYIPVSLLPEASQQDGVISIRTIVPPQPAQGTVVSEGAAAHGAPAWHAAGIRGQGVKIGVIDTGFEGFRSLMGTELPAAGNVRARCYTDVGVIATDANACIDASGSKHGSAVTEALFDMAPEAEYYIANPISRGDLQNTVNWMIDQDVDIINMSLSWTWTGPGDGTSIWSFSALRVADAAVASGIVWVNSAGNAAVNTWFGAFSDTNGDGWHNFTSGDNCNAIEVQEGVSRIKAELRWDDNWRGSSKDLDLALFRTFRFVSPLRILPILVGGIDVQDGQLSDIPFEEVLYLSPPAGTYCLAVGSFDGTAPSWIQLRTSILELEHHTLSGSINEPADSANPGLLAVGAAPWSEPNVIDFYSSRGPTPDGRIKPDIVGASSITTSSYNSPFSGTSASSPHVAGLAALVKQNNPSYSPQQVANYLKSNAEARGAVPNNTWGYGFAKLPASDVAAPTPEPTPTAEPTPIPTAGTKPEPTVMPTEVPTTVPIDTPVPTPIPSVTPEPTPVVPQVPEEVLTRISALETLMATLQGLITSLQSTIAALDVRVAALETSASAPTPIPTTPPTPTTVPDAPTPTPTATLVPGAPTPTVTPTPTPEPDPCELLLPTGASPVTVTGSWIDDAECVYPAELPNAASGDRYYRWVGFKATSASVDWTATLTSNEDTYMLLWEYDDDPSVLTFIDENDDIVRGSNSNSRITWTPTQGKSYLLDLTTYNANTLGDFTLTIEAASSGTQGQSSGQSIELSDITLERRQK, encoded by the coding sequence ATGCACAAATATCTTCGAGGGCAAGTCAAGCAGCTGACGGCGCTTAGTCTGATTGTCGCGGCGGTCGGACTTCTTTGGCTTGCGCTCTCCGCAGGCGGCGACGCGCCCACAGCCCACGCGCAGACGGGCGACACGCCAACGCCCGTTCCGACCACGGAGCAGCACGGCAACTCCAACGCTGAAGACCTCGCAGCCGCGCTCGCATCTGAGAAGAAGGCACAACAATACCCCAACATGGACTCCAACCTCAACCGAATAGTCGAGCAGGTCGAGACGGGGCAGTTCACAGCGCAAGCCGCAGCCGCAAGTGCGCCCTTCCATCAGGAACAGTCCGTTGCCGTAACGCTCTACATAACCGAAGGGTACGCCGACGCCATCGCCGCCTGGCTCAAAGACAACGGCGCAGACCCGCGCAACGGCGGCGTGGACTATATCGAAGCGTACATCCCTGTGTCGCTGCTGCCGGAAGCGTCCCAGCAGGACGGCGTCATCAGCATCCGCACCATCGTCCCGCCGCAGCCCGCGCAGGGCACGGTCGTCAGCGAGGGCGCAGCGGCGCACGGCGCACCGGCGTGGCACGCCGCCGGCATCAGGGGGCAGGGCGTCAAGATTGGCGTCATTGACACCGGCTTTGAGGGCTTCCGCAGCCTGATGGGAACGGAACTGCCGGCCGCGGGAAATGTGCGAGCAAGATGCTACACCGATGTAGGCGTGATAGCCACCGACGCCAATGCCTGCATCGACGCTTCGGGGAGCAAGCACGGCTCCGCGGTAACCGAAGCGCTATTCGACATGGCACCCGAAGCCGAATATTACATAGCGAACCCCATTTCAAGGGGCGACCTGCAAAACACTGTCAACTGGATGATTGACCAAGACGTGGATATCATCAACATGTCGCTGAGTTGGACTTGGACAGGTCCGGGAGATGGCACATCAATATGGAGTTTCAGCGCCTTGAGAGTGGCAGACGCCGCTGTCGCAAGCGGCATCGTTTGGGTGAACTCGGCAGGCAACGCCGCTGTTAACACCTGGTTTGGGGCTTTTAGCGATACGAACGGTGACGGCTGGCACAACTTCACTAGCGGCGACAATTGCAATGCGATAGAGGTTCAAGAGGGTGTCTCACGCATCAAAGCTGAACTTCGCTGGGATGATAACTGGCGAGGGTCCAGCAAAGACCTGGACTTGGCTCTATTCCGTACCTTTCGGTTTGTATCCCCCCTCCGGATTCTCCCAATACTTGTTGGAGGAATCGACGTTCAAGACGGTCAGCTCAGCGACATACCCTTTGAAGAAGTCCTTTACCTTTCGCCTCCCGCCGGAACTTACTGCCTAGCGGTTGGAAGCTTTGACGGCACCGCGCCGAGCTGGATTCAGTTGCGAACTAGCATCCTTGAATTGGAGCATCACACGCTGAGCGGCAGCATAAATGAACCGGCCGACAGCGCGAATCCTGGATTACTCGCCGTAGGCGCAGCGCCTTGGAGCGAGCCAAATGTCATCGACTTTTACAGCAGTCGAGGGCCAACGCCTGACGGCAGAATCAAGCCCGACATAGTTGGAGCGTCATCTATAACGACATCCTCATATAATTCTCCTTTCTCAGGGACAAGCGCGTCATCCCCGCATGTCGCCGGCCTTGCCGCCCTCGTCAAGCAGAACAACCCAAGTTACAGTCCACAACAGGTAGCCAATTACCTGAAGAGCAACGCAGAGGCGCGCGGCGCAGTCCCCAACAACACCTGGGGCTACGGCTTTGCCAAGCTGCCCGCGTCCGATGTGGCTGCGCCGACGCCCGAACCTACGCCTACGGCTGAGCCAACGCCGATTCCTACGGCCGGCACCAAGCCTGAGCCTACCGTAATGCCCACGGAAGTCCCTACGACGGTGCCGATAGATACTCCTGTACCCACTCCTATACCGTCTGTAACTCCTGAGCCGACGCCCGTCGTGCCTCAAGTCCCGGAAGAAGTGCTGACCAGGATAAGCGCGCTGGAAACCCTTATGGCGACGCTGCAAGGTCTGATAACCTCGCTGCAAAGCACGATAGCGGCGTTGGACGTCAGAGTAGCCGCGCTGGAGACGAGCGCATCAGCGCCGACGCCGATTCCAACGACGCCGCCAACACCGACGACTGTGCCGGACGCGCCAACACCGACTCCGACAGCCACGCTTGTGCCGGGCGCGCCTACTCCGACAGTCACGCCCACCCCAACACCTGAGCCAGACCCATGCGAACTCCTTCTCCCAACAGGCGCTTCGCCCGTTACGGTGACAGGTTCTTGGATTGATGATGCGGAATGCGTCTATCCGGCTGAACTTCCCAATGCCGCGAGTGGCGACAGGTACTACCGATGGGTAGGCTTTAAGGCGACTTCCGCGTCCGTGGATTGGACTGCCACACTGACATCCAATGAAGACACCTACATGCTCCTATGGGAGTATGATGACGACCCTAGCGTCTTGACATTCATAGATGAGAACGACGACATCGTTCGGGGCAGCAACTCCAACTCCCGAATCACATGGACGCCAACCCAAGGCAAATCGTACCTGCTTGACCTGACCACCTATAACGCCAACACACTCGGCGATTTCACGCTGACTATTGAGGCAGCTAGTTCCGGTACGCAGGGTCAGAGCAGTGGGCAAAGCATAGAGCTTTCCGACATCACACTTGAACGGCGACAAAAGTAA
- a CDS encoding homocysteine S-methyltransferase family protein, producing MNNFDKMQRRLAAGETILMDGGMGSEIERRGFISPTTWSGGPMLTHPELVRDIHQEYIEAGAEIIITNTFGTGRDMLEVGGIEHRVDEANRNGIEASVQARRNAGAEDSVVIAASISTMRPKAHAEVPVPYENALDTYREQLAELAKGGADVVVGEMLIRISDALAVVDAASEFGLPAWVGLSTVRDGDELYLGIENRHGGESLQDAMDAIADKDIASVFVMHTPVDEVAPGLEIVRKSRTGTFGAYAHFARPEDPATARTVLDPQQYLAYAKGWHRQGARIIGGCCGTTPAHIRALGEWLRGD from the coding sequence ATGAACAACTTCGACAAGATGCAGCGGCGACTGGCAGCGGGAGAGACTATATTGATGGACGGCGGCATGGGTTCGGAGATTGAGCGGCGCGGGTTCATCAGCCCCACCACTTGGTCGGGCGGGCCCATGCTTACCCATCCCGAACTAGTCCGCGACATCCACCAGGAATACATCGAAGCAGGCGCCGAAATCATCATCACGAACACCTTCGGCACGGGCCGCGACATGCTGGAAGTCGGCGGCATCGAGCACAGAGTCGATGAGGCGAATCGAAACGGCATCGAGGCATCCGTGCAGGCAAGACGAAACGCTGGCGCGGAGGACTCTGTGGTCATCGCGGCGTCCATATCCACGATGCGACCCAAGGCGCACGCCGAAGTGCCGGTGCCATACGAGAATGCGCTCGACACATACCGCGAGCAGCTGGCCGAGCTTGCCAAAGGCGGCGCGGATGTAGTGGTCGGCGAGATGCTGATACGCATATCGGACGCCCTGGCAGTGGTCGATGCCGCCTCGGAGTTCGGTCTGCCGGCATGGGTCGGGCTGTCCACAGTCCGCGACGGCGACGAGCTGTACCTAGGCATCGAGAACAGGCACGGCGGCGAGAGCCTGCAAGACGCGATGGACGCTATAGCAGACAAGGACATCGCATCGGTGTTCGTGATGCACACGCCGGTGGACGAAGTGGCGCCCGGCTTGGAGATAGTCCGGAAGAGCAGGACAGGCACATTCGGCGCATACGCGCACTTCGCCCGTCCGGAAGACCCGGCAACCGCGCGCACCGTCCTGGACCCGCAGCAATACCTAGCATACGCCAAAGGCTGGCACAGGCAAGGCGCGCGCATAATCGGCGGCTGCTGCGGCACCACCCCCGCCCACATCCGCGCGCTGGGGGAGTGGCTGCGCGGCGATTAA